In Hoeflea ulvae, one genomic interval encodes:
- a CDS encoding AGE family epimerase/isomerase, with protein MGSSHTITPVILCGGAGSRLWPMSRDSKPKQFHRLVNDKTLLTNTLERVDFRGEGLRYLPTRIVGGVGFESLLVEQGETGSVEVERYVLEPLIRDTAAAIAAAIADLAESDPERMVLVLPSDHQISDVAAFFDVIRTGAQALAARGGIMTIGIAPTRPETQYGYIERGEGDGPVYDVSRFREKPDLETAESFLRSGRFFWNGGIFMFRAGEMGAELARQQPEVWAQAKLAVERAEVEGKCYRLDAEAFAASPKISIDYAVMENAPRIGVVTASFDWNDLGSWNQLHDGSPLDESGNARFGDVLTIDVSNSYLRSEDRLLAVAGLDNIIVVSQPDALLIVHRDKSHLVKDIAGRVKQSGEWPPLAVAHSGRPVPSSRLIRKWLFDKALPLWAGAGVDRAHGGVFEALNHDGSPADLGHKRLRVLARQIYCYANAELLGWEGDARAVLSHCFATLTRTGWHDDGGWIHLWNPDGTVKDPQRDTYDQCFVLLALAWLWKATKWPEAREWAERTIAYMDDHLVDRANGGFYESSLRLDYRRANPHMHYLEAMQAWYEVTGERAFLDRAQTAVDLFTSVFFDPESWSVTEHFERDWSVRQDKPARVEPGHHYEWVWLLLRQARFADQPQLKEYARKLYATSHAFGHARGTDAVCDSMAPDGSAMIGTARLWCQTEALKAGLLARAEGLPGDETLFIRMLDVIFNRYLVTPAEGGWYDQIDPNGRVISKDMPTSTFYHVFCALVEYLRHEDMLP; from the coding sequence ATGGGCTCAAGCCACACCATCACGCCCGTCATCCTGTGCGGCGGCGCAGGGTCCCGGCTCTGGCCGATGTCGCGGGATTCGAAGCCGAAACAGTTTCACCGCCTGGTCAATGACAAGACCCTGCTGACCAACACGCTGGAACGGGTCGATTTCCGCGGCGAGGGGCTGCGCTATCTGCCCACCCGCATTGTCGGCGGGGTGGGATTTGAATCGCTGCTGGTCGAACAGGGCGAAACCGGCAGTGTCGAAGTCGAGCGCTATGTGCTTGAGCCGCTGATTCGCGACACCGCGGCTGCGATCGCGGCGGCGATTGCCGATCTGGCCGAGAGCGATCCCGAGCGGATGGTGCTGGTGCTGCCGTCCGACCACCAGATCTCCGATGTCGCAGCCTTCTTCGATGTGATCCGCACCGGGGCGCAGGCGCTGGCCGCACGCGGCGGCATCATGACCATCGGCATTGCGCCCACCCGGCCCGAAACCCAATATGGCTATATCGAGCGCGGCGAGGGCGACGGCCCGGTCTATGACGTGTCGCGCTTTCGCGAAAAACCCGATCTCGAAACCGCCGAAAGCTTTCTGCGCTCCGGACGGTTTTTCTGGAACGGCGGCATCTTCATGTTCCGCGCCGGCGAGATGGGCGCCGAGCTTGCCCGCCAGCAACCGGAAGTCTGGGCCCAGGCGAAACTCGCCGTCGAACGCGCCGAGGTGGAAGGCAAATGCTACCGGCTCGATGCCGAGGCCTTTGCCGCCAGTCCGAAGATCTCGATCGATTATGCGGTGATGGAAAACGCCCCGCGCATCGGCGTGGTGACTGCGAGCTTCGACTGGAATGACCTGGGCTCCTGGAACCAGCTGCATGACGGCTCGCCGCTTGACGAGAGCGGCAATGCCCGCTTTGGCGATGTGCTGACCATTGATGTCTCCAACAGCTATCTGCGCTCCGAGGACCGGCTGCTCGCCGTTGCCGGGCTCGACAACATCATCGTGGTGTCGCAGCCCGATGCGCTGCTGATCGTGCATCGCGACAAGTCGCATCTGGTCAAGGACATTGCCGGGCGGGTCAAGCAGAGCGGCGAGTGGCCGCCGCTGGCGGTGGCCCATTCGGGCCGGCCGGTGCCCTCGTCGCGGCTGATCCGCAAATGGCTGTTCGACAAGGCGCTGCCGCTCTGGGCCGGCGCCGGCGTCGATCGCGCCCATGGCGGCGTGTTCGAGGCGCTCAATCATGACGGCAGCCCGGCCGATCTCGGCCACAAGCGGCTGAGAGTGCTGGCCCGGCAGATCTATTGCTACGCCAATGCCGAGCTGCTGGGCTGGGAGGGTGACGCCCGCGCCGTGCTCAGCCATTGCTTTGCGACCCTGACCCGCACCGGCTGGCATGATGATGGCGGCTGGATCCACCTGTGGAACCCCGACGGCACGGTGAAGGATCCGCAGCGCGACACCTATGACCAGTGTTTCGTGCTGCTGGCGCTGGCCTGGCTGTGGAAGGCGACGAAATGGCCCGAGGCGCGCGAATGGGCCGAGCGCACCATCGCCTATATGGATGATCACCTGGTCGATCGCGCCAATGGCGGCTTTTACGAATCGAGCCTGCGGCTCGACTATCGCCGCGCCAATCCGCACATGCATTATCTCGAGGCGATGCAGGCCTGGTACGAAGTCACCGGCGAGCGCGCCTTTCTCGACCGCGCTCAAACGGCGGTGGATCTGTTTACTTCGGTGTTCTTCGATCCCGAAAGCTGGAGCGTCACCGAGCATTTCGAGCGCGACTGGTCGGTGCGCCAGGACAAGCCGGCCCGGGTCGAGCCGGGGCATCATTATGAATGGGTCTGGTTGCTGTTGCGCCAGGCACGCTTCGCCGACCAGCCGCAGCTGAAGGAATATGCCCGCAAGCTCTATGCCACCAGCCACGCCTTCGGCCATGCCCGCGGCACCGATGCGGTGTGTGATTCGATGGCGCCGGACGGCTCGGCCATGATTGGCACGGCGCGGCTATGGTGCCAGACCGAGGCGCTCAAGGCCGGGCTGCTGGCCCGCGCCGAAGGCCTGCCCGGCGACGAGACGCTGTTCATCCGCATGCTCGACGTGATCTTCAACCGCTATCTGGTCACACCGGCCGAAGGCGGCTGGTATGATCAGATCGACCCCAATGGACGGGTGATCTCCAAGGACATGCCGACCAGCACGTTTTACCATGTGTTCTGTGCGCTGGTGGAATATCTCAGGCACGAGGACATGCTGCCCTGA